One segment of Brassica napus cultivar Da-Ae chromosome C3, Da-Ae, whole genome shotgun sequence DNA contains the following:
- the BNAC03G13770D gene encoding uncharacterized protein BNAC03G13770D isoform X1, whose translation MFLSTENPPHDPLSSSSPPSSFLHLTTSSHELGQTHLQNFSIRDYAYSNRKNNIKNNWPFSPKSLQLCSTHGVTDPLPPFETTASLSSGKQIVSHVHIGSGSAKLGLKGGCSQSRVIKNGYGTSTSVLKSKVETIVVAGTSNNNKNSKKCGRGGGMVKSKEDTCGGGLVMTTTCPICKTFSSASNTTLNAHIDQCLSLDSELPPVSSSKPNKPRVDSAVPPVSTKQNKLRAKPQMKVKTMVDIYASAKRCTLEDLDKRNGTTWASVLSHSNQVVADKSEVSKKRKVPPVGVGPVYIDAKGQKLRILTEFSEKKTCITTPLREQHEGGSSEKKSSSQGSKENSKSLRKRRLGKKHYKYLKLTNLKANNTSEQVPEYQRVFCGEGNSKGHRRIYNQRMLSKRGLVSKRLNEKGHKLYDLRDQPSEDEDDDSWSGGERLVLRGTDSSPFKKQKEVSGRNKAMFGSKGAQSRSFRVQMSEKEETSLAVARLDTLQLKKRLASIQKDKYPLGKNVSEVSHRATSMRKVSPPFVANGWRRLSLPVELKKARQEEEEAGKWESEMTKERELSDDDEESSDEEDEDNSNNNNSRANVLDKSNDATPSERAMYYYSEEVEEMIYEQTTCDEDVRFESEVRGKGSLFVEVDTIPIPGPPGSFLPSPRDMCFDENLGNSSVITSQFHSFDRNSSESPVSNFAAGKLSFCVPSHPETSTIDKTEPPPRLGSNDHESCCCCQRKDRISEGMALNHQTSDLLQRRGAAYSSRLDTTNHPFEESPYMIQQDLDLQSKFSSRAVVVPPSPNPVLRLMGKDLMVMNQGEADTVRDSLKPTTQFLDSHPCAGTGLYFNTGLYLRNGFEPTHHQPQTPQSQSQTQTQASPFRNSFDDHVRYFSPS comes from the exons ATGTTCTTGTCCACTGAGAACCCACCACATGACCcactttcatcttcttctcctccttccAGTTTCTTACATCTCACCACTTCTTCACATGAGTTAGGTCAAACCCATCTCCAAAACTTCTCCATCAG AGATTACGCGTATAGCAACAGGAAGAACAACATCAAGAACAACTGGCCATTTTCTCCTAAAAGTCTCCAACTTTGTTCAACTCATGGCGTAACTGATCCTTTGCCACCGTTTGAGACAACGGCTAGTTTATCGTCAGGGAAGCAGATCGTATCTCATGTCCATATAGGAAGTGGTTCGGCTAAACTTGGGCTAAAAGGAGGTTGTAGCCAATCAAGGGTCATCAAGAATGGTTATGGTACGAGCACAAGTGTTTTGAAGTCTAAGGTAGAGACGATAGTAGTAGCTGGTACAAGTAATAACAACAAGAACAGTAAAAAGTGTGGACGAGGAGGAGGAATGGTGAAATCCAAAGAAGATACTTGTGGTGGTGGCCTTGTGATGACGACAACGTGTCCTATTTGCAAAACCTTCTCGTCAGCTTCCAACACTACTTTGAATGCTCACATCGATCAGTGTCTGTCTCTTGATTCAGAACTGCCACCGGTTAGTAGTAGTAAGCCAAACAAGCCTAGAGTTGATTCAGCCGTGCCACCTGTTAGTACTAAGCAAAACAAGCTTAGAGCTAAGCCACAGATGAAAGTTAAAACGATGGTTGATATTTATGCGTCTGCTAAAAGATGCACATTAGAAGATCTTGACAAGAGAAATGGAACTACGTGGGCGTCGGTTTTGAGTCATTCGAATCAAGTTGTTGCTGATAAGAGTGAAGTGTCCAAGAAGCGGAAAGTTCCACCTGTGGGCGTTGGTCCGGTTTATATCGATGCCAAGGGTCAAAAACTGCGGATTCTAACAGAGTTCAGCGAGAAGAAGACTTGTATTACTACTCCGTTGAGAGAGCAGCATGAGGGTGGTAGTAGTGAAAAGAAGAGTTCAAGCCAAGGTAGTAAAGAAAACAGTAAAAGCTTGAGGAAGAGACGACTGGGAAAGAAACATTACAAGTATCTTAAACTAACCAATCTCAAAGCCAATAATACATCAGAG CAGGTACCAGAGTATCAAAGAGTGTTTTGTGGAGAAGGTAACAGCAAGGGTCATCGTAGAATCTATAACCAGCGGATGTTATCAAAACGTGGTCTGGTTTCAAAGAGGCTAAATGAGAAAGGACATAAACTTTATGATTTGCGGGATCAGCCATCtgaggatgaggatgatgatTCATGGTCAGGAGGAGAGCGTCTTGTGTTGAGAGGTACTGATTCATCCCCTTTCAAGAAACAGAAGGAAGTATCTGGAAGGAATAAGGCTATGTTTGGGAGTAAAGGAGCTCAAAGTCGTTCATTTAGAGTTCAGATGAGTGAAAAGGAGGAGACATCACTTGCAGTAGCTCGTTTAGACACTCTCCAGTTGAAGAAGAGACTTGCTTCGATTCAAAAAGACAAGTATCCACTTGGAAAGAATGTCAGCGAGGTTTCTCATCGTGCAACTAGCATGAGAAAGGTGTCCCCACCATTCGTAGCAAATGGCTGGAGACGACTATCTCTGCCTGTGGAGCTAAAGAAAGCTCggcaggaagaagaagaagctggaaAATGGGAATCTGAAATGACAAAAGAACGTGAACTCTCAGATGACGACGAAGAAAGTAGTGATGAGGAGGATGAAGATAatagcaacaacaacaacagtagAGCCAATGTGTTGGACAAAAGCAATGATGCTACACCTAGCGAGAGAGCAATGTATTATTACTCTGAAGAAGTTGAGGAAATGATTTACGAGCAAACCACTTGTGATGAAGATGTGAGGTTTGAATCTGAGGTGAGAGGAAAAGGAAGCTTGTTTGTAGAGGTTGATACCATTCCGATTCCGGGACCTCCTGGCTCATTTCTACCTAGTCCCAGGGACATGTGCTTTGATGAGAATCTTGGAAACTCGTCGGTTATCACAAGCCAGTTCCATTCTTTCGACAGAAACTCATCTGAATCACCTGTTTCAAACTTCGCAGCTGGTAAGTTGAGTTTTTGTGTTCCATCTCATCCTGAGACAAGTACTATTGACAAGACAGAACCACCTCCAAGACTTGGAAGCAACGATCACGAGTCTTGTTGTTGTTGCCAGAGAAAAGATAGAATCTCTGAGGGGATGGCTTTGAATCACCAAACATCTGATCTACTGCAGAGAAGAGGTGCTGCTTATTCGTCACGTTTGGATACAACAAATCATCCGTTTGAGGAGTCACCATACATGATCCAGCAAGACTTAGATCTTCAGAGTAAATTCTCCAGCAGAGCTGTTGTTGTGCCTCCAAGTCCTAACCCGGTTTTGCGGTTGATGGGAAAAGATTTGATGGTCATGAACCAAGGAGAAGCAGACACGGTTCGGGATAGCTTAAAACCAACCACGCAGTTTCTTGATTCTCATCCTTGCGCTGGAACCGGCTTATACTTCAACACAGGTCTCTATTTAAGAAACGGTTTCGAACCAACACATCATCAACCacagacaccacaatcacaatcACAGACACAAACACAAGCTTCACCATTCAGAAACAGTTTTGATGATCATGTAAGGTACTTTTCTCCGAGCTAG
- the BNAC03G13770D gene encoding uncharacterized protein BNAC03G13770D isoform X2 encodes MFLSTENPPHDPLSSSSPPSSFLHLTTSSHELGQTHLQNFSIRDYAYSNRKNNIKNNWPFSPKSLQLCSTHGVTDPLPPFETTASLSSGKQIVSHVHIGSGSAKLGLKGGCSQSRVIKNGYGTSTSVLKSKVETIVVAGTSNNNKNSKKCGRGGGMVKSKEDTCGGGLVMTTTCPICKTFSSASNTTLNAHIDQCLSLDSELPPVSSSKPNKPRVDSAVPPVSTKQNKLRAKPQMKVKTMVDIYASAKRCTLEDLDKRNGTTWASVLSHSNQVVADKSEVSKKRKVPPVGVGPVYIDAKGQKLRILTEFSEKKTCITTPLREQHEGGSSEKKSSSQGSKENSKSLRKRRLGKKHYKYLKLTNLKANNTSEVPEYQRVFCGEGNSKGHRRIYNQRMLSKRGLVSKRLNEKGHKLYDLRDQPSEDEDDDSWSGGERLVLRGTDSSPFKKQKEVSGRNKAMFGSKGAQSRSFRVQMSEKEETSLAVARLDTLQLKKRLASIQKDKYPLGKNVSEVSHRATSMRKVSPPFVANGWRRLSLPVELKKARQEEEEAGKWESEMTKERELSDDDEESSDEEDEDNSNNNNSRANVLDKSNDATPSERAMYYYSEEVEEMIYEQTTCDEDVRFESEVRGKGSLFVEVDTIPIPGPPGSFLPSPRDMCFDENLGNSSVITSQFHSFDRNSSESPVSNFAAGKLSFCVPSHPETSTIDKTEPPPRLGSNDHESCCCCQRKDRISEGMALNHQTSDLLQRRGAAYSSRLDTTNHPFEESPYMIQQDLDLQSKFSSRAVVVPPSPNPVLRLMGKDLMVMNQGEADTVRDSLKPTTQFLDSHPCAGTGLYFNTGLYLRNGFEPTHHQPQTPQSQSQTQTQASPFRNSFDDHVRYFSPS; translated from the exons ATGTTCTTGTCCACTGAGAACCCACCACATGACCcactttcatcttcttctcctccttccAGTTTCTTACATCTCACCACTTCTTCACATGAGTTAGGTCAAACCCATCTCCAAAACTTCTCCATCAG AGATTACGCGTATAGCAACAGGAAGAACAACATCAAGAACAACTGGCCATTTTCTCCTAAAAGTCTCCAACTTTGTTCAACTCATGGCGTAACTGATCCTTTGCCACCGTTTGAGACAACGGCTAGTTTATCGTCAGGGAAGCAGATCGTATCTCATGTCCATATAGGAAGTGGTTCGGCTAAACTTGGGCTAAAAGGAGGTTGTAGCCAATCAAGGGTCATCAAGAATGGTTATGGTACGAGCACAAGTGTTTTGAAGTCTAAGGTAGAGACGATAGTAGTAGCTGGTACAAGTAATAACAACAAGAACAGTAAAAAGTGTGGACGAGGAGGAGGAATGGTGAAATCCAAAGAAGATACTTGTGGTGGTGGCCTTGTGATGACGACAACGTGTCCTATTTGCAAAACCTTCTCGTCAGCTTCCAACACTACTTTGAATGCTCACATCGATCAGTGTCTGTCTCTTGATTCAGAACTGCCACCGGTTAGTAGTAGTAAGCCAAACAAGCCTAGAGTTGATTCAGCCGTGCCACCTGTTAGTACTAAGCAAAACAAGCTTAGAGCTAAGCCACAGATGAAAGTTAAAACGATGGTTGATATTTATGCGTCTGCTAAAAGATGCACATTAGAAGATCTTGACAAGAGAAATGGAACTACGTGGGCGTCGGTTTTGAGTCATTCGAATCAAGTTGTTGCTGATAAGAGTGAAGTGTCCAAGAAGCGGAAAGTTCCACCTGTGGGCGTTGGTCCGGTTTATATCGATGCCAAGGGTCAAAAACTGCGGATTCTAACAGAGTTCAGCGAGAAGAAGACTTGTATTACTACTCCGTTGAGAGAGCAGCATGAGGGTGGTAGTAGTGAAAAGAAGAGTTCAAGCCAAGGTAGTAAAGAAAACAGTAAAAGCTTGAGGAAGAGACGACTGGGAAAGAAACATTACAAGTATCTTAAACTAACCAATCTCAAAGCCAATAATACATCAGAG GTACCAGAGTATCAAAGAGTGTTTTGTGGAGAAGGTAACAGCAAGGGTCATCGTAGAATCTATAACCAGCGGATGTTATCAAAACGTGGTCTGGTTTCAAAGAGGCTAAATGAGAAAGGACATAAACTTTATGATTTGCGGGATCAGCCATCtgaggatgaggatgatgatTCATGGTCAGGAGGAGAGCGTCTTGTGTTGAGAGGTACTGATTCATCCCCTTTCAAGAAACAGAAGGAAGTATCTGGAAGGAATAAGGCTATGTTTGGGAGTAAAGGAGCTCAAAGTCGTTCATTTAGAGTTCAGATGAGTGAAAAGGAGGAGACATCACTTGCAGTAGCTCGTTTAGACACTCTCCAGTTGAAGAAGAGACTTGCTTCGATTCAAAAAGACAAGTATCCACTTGGAAAGAATGTCAGCGAGGTTTCTCATCGTGCAACTAGCATGAGAAAGGTGTCCCCACCATTCGTAGCAAATGGCTGGAGACGACTATCTCTGCCTGTGGAGCTAAAGAAAGCTCggcaggaagaagaagaagctggaaAATGGGAATCTGAAATGACAAAAGAACGTGAACTCTCAGATGACGACGAAGAAAGTAGTGATGAGGAGGATGAAGATAatagcaacaacaacaacagtagAGCCAATGTGTTGGACAAAAGCAATGATGCTACACCTAGCGAGAGAGCAATGTATTATTACTCTGAAGAAGTTGAGGAAATGATTTACGAGCAAACCACTTGTGATGAAGATGTGAGGTTTGAATCTGAGGTGAGAGGAAAAGGAAGCTTGTTTGTAGAGGTTGATACCATTCCGATTCCGGGACCTCCTGGCTCATTTCTACCTAGTCCCAGGGACATGTGCTTTGATGAGAATCTTGGAAACTCGTCGGTTATCACAAGCCAGTTCCATTCTTTCGACAGAAACTCATCTGAATCACCTGTTTCAAACTTCGCAGCTGGTAAGTTGAGTTTTTGTGTTCCATCTCATCCTGAGACAAGTACTATTGACAAGACAGAACCACCTCCAAGACTTGGAAGCAACGATCACGAGTCTTGTTGTTGTTGCCAGAGAAAAGATAGAATCTCTGAGGGGATGGCTTTGAATCACCAAACATCTGATCTACTGCAGAGAAGAGGTGCTGCTTATTCGTCACGTTTGGATACAACAAATCATCCGTTTGAGGAGTCACCATACATGATCCAGCAAGACTTAGATCTTCAGAGTAAATTCTCCAGCAGAGCTGTTGTTGTGCCTCCAAGTCCTAACCCGGTTTTGCGGTTGATGGGAAAAGATTTGATGGTCATGAACCAAGGAGAAGCAGACACGGTTCGGGATAGCTTAAAACCAACCACGCAGTTTCTTGATTCTCATCCTTGCGCTGGAACCGGCTTATACTTCAACACAGGTCTCTATTTAAGAAACGGTTTCGAACCAACACATCATCAACCacagacaccacaatcacaatcACAGACACAAACACAAGCTTCACCATTCAGAAACAGTTTTGATGATCATGTAAGGTACTTTTCTCCGAGCTAG
- the LOC106383690 gene encoding zinc finger protein ZAT1-like codes for MEQCYKDDCGSSLGFIVEKRKDIEKDQAEDDEKEPKSISLREEEEEDNDDRANSIDLEGDVEEEEEKKHMCSECGKQFMSGKALGGHKRIHVLENQNKSGESEIDCSVCHKKFTSRKALYGHMRFHPDRAWKGVLPPSPPHPLGNSSSSTLSTDDHHVGEFTSSDHDDDDDGYDNIDAKDQIDESDNIDAKDLMLLATTAEAVNLDVVETCDSHSAEDMKKKKRRLPEIEKVSSSSTHDHHHQLGDVAAAAEEGGGAREKHVCVTCNKSFTSYQALGGHRASHNKAKILENHHARANREASLLGTEAMITGLASAQASNTSLSRSNNGDHVCDICHKSFPTGQALGGHKRRHWTGPVSSEAATADPTAPAAGSSHQVTETVQEVKKFEFDLNELPPNEE; via the coding sequence ATGGAACAGTGTTACAAAGACGACTGTGGATCCTCACTTGGATTCATAGTTGAAAAGAGAAAAGACATAGAAAAAGATCAAGCTGAAGATGATGAGAAAGAACCTAAAAGTATCAGTctaagggaagaagaagaagaagataatgatGATAGAGCTAACAGTATAGATCTAGAAGGAgatgtggaagaagaagaagagaagaagcatATGTGTTCTGAATGTGGTAAACAGTTTATGTCTGGTAAGGCTTTAGGAGGTCATAAAAGAATTCATGTGCTCGAAAATCAGAACAAGTCTGGTGAATCCGAAATTGATTGTAGTGTTTGCCATAAGAAGTTTACATCAAGGAAGGCTTTATATGGACACATGAGGTTTCATCCAGACAGAGCATGGAAAGGAGTTTTGCCTCCTTCTCCTCCTCATCCACTTGGTAATTCATCCTCTTCTACACTCTCTACTGATGATCATCATGTTGGTGAGTTTACAAGCTCggatcatgatgatgatgatgatggttatGATAACATTGATGCAAAGGATCAGATTGATGAATCAGATAATATTGATGCTAAGGATCTAATGCTCTTAGCTACTACTGCGGAAGCTGTTAATCTCGATGTTGTTGAGACTTGTGATTCACACTCTGCCGAagatatgaagaagaagaagagaaggttaCCTGAGATAGAGAaagtatcatcatcatctactcatgatcatcatcatcagcttgGGGATGTTGCTGCTGCAGCTGAGGAAGGTGGTGGTGCACGTGAGAAGCACGTGTGTGTGACTTGCAACAAGTCGTTTACTTCTTATCAAGCTTTAGGAGGTCATAGAGCAAGTCACAACAAGGCCAAAATTTTGGAGAATCATCACGCTAGGGCAAACAGGGAAGCTTCATTACTTGGAACCGAAGCAATGATAACCGGTTTAGCTAGTGCTCAAGCATCAAACACATCTTTAAGCCGTAGCAATAATGGAGATCACGTTTGTGACATTTGTCACAAAAGTTTCCCAACAGGTCAAGCTCTTGGAGGTCATAAGAGACGCCATTGGACTGGACCAGTTTCTAGTGAAGCTGCAACCGCTGATCCAACCGCTCCAGCAGCAGGTTCTTCTCATCAAGTAACAGAGACAGTGCAAGAGGTGAAGAAATTTGAGTTTGACTTGAATGAGCTGCCACCTAACGAAGAGTAA